The Spiroplasma culicicola AES-1 genomic sequence TGATACTGCTCCAGAAATTAAAAAAGGAGAATGTGTGTATACTAACACAGGAAATTATCGCTATGATGGAAATCTTGAAATTGATTCAATAACTCAATTTAGTTTATTTGAAGATTTAATATTGCCTTATTTAACTCCAAATAATCCTGATGAACAAGACCTTGAAAAAACAAAATACAGTTCACCAATGATTGAAGATATTCAATTTACAAATATTAAATATATTGGTCCAAGTAGTGCAACAAAAGAATTTAAAAACAAAAAAGATTATATTCAACTTTATATTCCTGATAATTTCAGTGCGAATTTAATTGGTAAAATCGGATTAATTTTAAGAAATAAAGACCCAAATACAATTGAAGATCTTGAAATGCAATTTTGAACAACTTTTGAACGTAATTTTGTCTTTGGATATTATTTATCAACTGCTGCAAAAATGAAGGATGCCATTATTATTCAAGGCTTGTACAAAATAATTGGCGATCATGCACCTGAAGAAATTATTGAAATACTAAATTTAAATTTAGTCAATTTTGAACTTCAAGGTTTAGCAAATGGTTTATATGGAATTGGATTAGGTCAATTTTTTATAGCAATTGGATTATATGTGGGAACATTAATGCAAACCTTCATTTATGATCGAGCAAAACGAACTAAAGATTTAAATAGTGCTCAATATTTCTTTTCAAAAACTTTATTAATGTATTTCACTGGAATGATTCAAGTTACTTTATTAGTTTTAGTATTGGCCCTAACTGGATTTAATTCAATTGGATTTGCTGGAATGTTTTCACTATGACTATGACTACTGTTTGTTGACTTTATTTTTGTCTTAATAATTCAAACCCTATGGTTCTCATTTAAAGATGAAACTGTAGGGAAATTCTTAATAGTAATTTATATGGTCTTAAATCTTGCAGCTGGATGAGGAACTTTCCCTTCATTTATGCAATTTGATTTCTTCTATGGAGCAAGTTTTATTACAATTTTTACATATGCAATTCATGCAATGGGATCAATTATTTATGGCATTGGTTCATTAGGTTTTAATACAGCAGATAGCTTATATATTCTTCAACAAGCAGGGATTTTATTAATCTTTATAGGTGTATTCATAACAATTGCGCTTTTTGTTGCTAGAAAAAGAATGAAAGAAATGTATTTTGGAACAAGCAATCCCAAATATGTAAGTGAAGCATTATTACAATTAGGCTTAAATGAGCAATTAAATTCTTTTAGAACTCAAAAAACAAATCAAAAATATAAATACCATTGAAAAAATATGAAACAATTTGAATTTAATCAAAGTATTAAAAATCAAGTAAATCAAAATCATCCTTTCGAAGGTCAATTTAAATGATTCAAACAAAAAGAACACGATCCAATTATGAAACCAAACGAATCAGATGAAGATATTATGAAACGCAATGATGATATAAGTGTTTAGATAAATTAAAAAGGAATGTAAAATACATTCCTTTTTAATTTATCTGTTAAGTTTATTCACCATAAACTTCTTTAATACATTCTAATAAAGTTGCACTTAAATAACTCATTGAAGGTCCTCCTCCAAATTGAGTTGCAACAAAAGCAGATTCAATTAGTTCATCTTTAGTTACTCCTTTTTGAAAAGAAGTTTTAACGTGATATGCAATACAAAATTCACATCTAGAAAAAATAGCAATTCCAATTGAAATTAATTCTTTGACTTTTGCACTAACAACTCCATCACCATTAACAGCAACAGATAATTCACGTCTTAAGCGCATAATTTCTGGATGAGATTTTCTTAATTCTGCTTCTCCCTTTTGGGATCTTGATAGAAGATCTTTTACATGTGTGTGTTCTGACATATTTTTAGCACCTTTCTATTTATATTTAAACATAAAACCTTTTATTTATTTTTTTAATTAAATCTCTTGTTCAATTTCAATCGTAGTTAGAATATTAACATTAACATCAAGTATTTTACTGTTGCTTTTTTGAAATAAATCATTATTTATACTTTTCCCAATAAAATTTAGTACTAAACCAAACTTTACTGGCCTATTTATTAACTCATCTATATCAAAAAGATTTGTTCTTTTAATTTGAATTGCATATACCCAATTATCATCTTGTAATTGGTTCGTTTCATTTAAAAAATTATAACTTTTTCTTTTTGATGTGAAAAATTTCCCTTCTTGCAAATTATTTTCTTCAGTTTTATATTTTATAATAGAATTTAAAGAAACTTTCCCTTTTTCATCTTCACAGGATTTAACAAAGGAAGCTGGTGTATTTAATTTTTTTCCTGGAAAATTAAGTTCACTTTCTTGATAAAGTTCTTTTCATTTTAATGGGAATTTAACTATCTTAAAATCTAAATCAGAAGTTGAATAATTTTGACCAAGCATAGGATTTGGAGTAACTTCATAACATATAGCCATAGTAATTTTTTCTATATTTGGAAAGTTTATCTTTACATATACCGGTTTATTCTCAAAAATTTGATTTGTAGATTTTAATTCAATTTGATTAAACATTTTATTAGGATGTATATAGCCAAAATGTGATGATCTTTTAGTAGCTGTTTCTCGTAAAGCTATTGAAATTATTTTAGCTTTTGCCTCTAAAATTGAATAATTATTTTTAATTAAAAATGCCAATAATCTAGTTATTCTTGGTGTAGAAAACGATGTGCCTTTTAAATTATGACCTAATTCTTCAAGATTTTTAATTCCAGTTAATAAACTTGAAAAATCATAATTTTGTGGGCCTCCAAAATGAGAAACTTCAGGTTTAATATAATTTCCAATTCTCCCAATTGAAGAATAATCTGAATAGTTATATTGTATATCTGTACTCTTTGTTTTCATAACTGGACTTACAGAACCAACTGTTAATGAATTATATGAATCACCTGGAGAATTAAGTGATTCATTACCAAATAAATATCTGTCATTTCCTGCTGCAACCACAAAAATGCAGTTATATTTACTTGATAAATAATCCAAAAAAATTCCTAATTTTGAAATATTTAATGTTCATGGATTTTTTAATATACCTAAAGAAAGATTTCAAACTTTTATATTGTTATAATTACTAACAGCTTTTTCCAAACCTGAAATAAGATCATTATAAGAACAAGATACTTCTCCAGTAAATTTGTTTAAAGCTAACAATTCAAAATGTCTAATTTTAAAATTACCTAAACCGTCTTTAGCGTAAGGATTAAGCTCATCATTTGCTATAATGATACTTGTTACAACATTGCCATGTTCAAAATAACTTTCATTCATTCCTTCATCAATTCTTTCACTTGATTCAATGTATTTTTTAAAATCTCCCGAAAGATTTATACCGCTATCTATAACACCTATTATTGGTTCATCAAAGGGTTCTGGATTTCTTAATTCAATTTTTTGGTCTATATTTAATAATTCCTCTTCTTTATCAATTATTAATGTTGCTTTGCTATAAAGAGATGTGTTTCTAATTATCCAAGGTAATTCAATTATTAATTTCCTATATTGTTCACCATTTAAAATTATTGAATTAAGTATTTTATTAAATTTAATTGATTGTAATTCATTTGTTGAAAAAATAGTTCTAATTTTATTTTCAACAAGGCTATCAGTTAAAGAAGTTGTTTCAACTAATAATAATTCATTTTTATCTACATATTCAATTTTATTTTGATTAATTATGGGAGAAACAAATCGATCCAAAAAACTAAAATTATTTACTATTCTTTTTTCATTTGACGA encodes the following:
- a CDS encoding ABC transporter permease, coding for MKKIFKGFVNEFQARVCSSWKRLIKFIAILFVPILYAVTCILAFWNPVDNLGKAPVAILNGEQKVWVYKSVGIDLEGCDNTKNQSTNKLIEPFALGVVLNEDGSIYHNDTAPEIKKGECVYTNTGNYRYDGNLEIDSITQFSLFEDLILPYLTPNNPDEQDLEKTKYSSPMIEDIQFTNIKYIGPSSATKEFKNKKDYIQLYIPDNFSANLIGKIGLILRNKDPNTIEDLEMQFWTTFERNFVFGYYLSTAAKMKDAIIIQGLYKIIGDHAPEEIIEILNLNLVNFELQGLANGLYGIGLGQFFIAIGLYVGTLMQTFIYDRAKRTKDLNSAQYFFSKTLLMYFTGMIQVTLLVLVLALTGFNSIGFAGMFSLWLWLLFVDFIFVLIIQTLWFSFKDETVGKFLIVIYMVLNLAAGWGTFPSFMQFDFFYGASFITIFTYAIHAMGSIIYGIGSLGFNTADSLYILQQAGILLIFIGVFITIALFVARKRMKEMYFGTSNPKYVSEALLQLGLNEQLNSFRTQKTNQKYKYHWKNMKQFEFNQSIKNQVNQNHPFEGQFKWFKQKEHDPIMKPNESDEDIMKRNDDISV
- a CDS encoding carboxymuconolactone decarboxylase family protein, which produces MSEHTHVKDLLSRSQKGEAELRKSHPEIMRLRRELSVAVNGDGVVSAKVKELISIGIAIFSRCEFCIAYHVKTSFQKGVTKDELIESAFVATQFGGGPSMSYLSATLLECIKEVYGE
- a CDS encoding S8 family serine peptidase, whose protein sequence is MNNETYVFSLKNDVYEKFGNKRGLENIDKIESKWKNARNKMLDFLKYEGFHKIEDSLIFSIEYVGVAVAKTNRFKFRNKMKSIKDLDQIDIFYTYDINKIRKVIITYKITQKEYSDFLNIVKKILDKKSVDLLSSNEKRIVNNFSFLDRFVSPIINQNKIEYVDKNELLLVETTSLTDSLVENKIRTIFSTNELQSIKFNKILNSIILNGEQYRKLIIELPWIIRNTSLYSKATLIIDKEEELLNIDQKIELRNPEPFDEPIIGVIDSGINLSGDFKKYIESSERIDEGMNESYFEHGNVVTSIIIANDELNPYAKDGLGNFKIRHFELLALNKFTGEVSCSYNDLISGLEKAVSNYNNIKVWNLSLGILKNPWTLNISKLGIFLDYLSSKYNCIFVVAAGNDRYLFGNESLNSPGDSYNSLTVGSVSPVMKTKSTDIQYNYSDYSSIGRIGNYIKPEVSHFGGPQNYDFSSLLTGIKNLEELGHNLKGTSFSTPRITRLLAFLIKNNYSILEAKAKIISIALRETATKRSSHFGYIHPNKMFNQIELKSTNQIFENKPVYVKINFPNIEKITMAICYEVTPNPMLGQNYSTSDLDFKIVKFPLKWKELYQESELNFPGKKLNTPASFVKSCEDEKGKVSLNSIIKYKTEENNLQEGKFFTSKRKSYNFLNETNQLQDDNWVYAIQIKRTNLFDIDELINRPVKFGLVLNFIGKSINNDLFQKSNSKILDVNVNILTTIEIEQEI